One genomic window of Clostridioides sp. ES-S-0054-01 includes the following:
- a CDS encoding DASS family sodium-coupled anion symporter, whose product MNKKQLMKFLLVASIPIIVWSLPTPQGLKKETWDIVALYLGLLAGLVIKPFKEPIITLIIVGVALMFMDESILLHGYSDKMTWFLVVVTIVCTAFVKTGLGKRMAYNLLLRAGDSTLGLGYLMMISDLILSPATGSNASRTTIIYPIFRNIAEGAGSKPDDEPKKLGAYLTVLTYVVSQGTAALFLTGMATNAITVSLAASMLGVNLTWGTWFMASVVPAGLFLLIAPLIVYKIYKPGLTHLTDIKPQIRKDLKSLGVITKHEKILVVFFILAILGWMFGEKIPFVNLNMQVVGFVFLALVLIAGILDWDDVIGAKGAWNVFIWYGAFYGIAGSLADAGFYNWLADKLGTVLNLSNVNGLLVTVVLLLVSLAVRYFFVSNSAFVASFYPVLFAIVLSTKANPMVVTLLLAFFASYGALLTHYGNGAGLIAFASGYVSQKDFWKVGTIMVMVALVIFLVIGLPYWKIIGLW is encoded by the coding sequence ATGAATAAAAAACAGTTGATGAAATTCTTACTTGTTGCATCTATACCAATAATTGTATGGAGTTTGCCTACACCACAAGGATTAAAGAAAGAAACTTGGGATATTGTTGCTTTATATCTAGGTTTACTAGCAGGTCTTGTTATTAAACCATTTAAAGAACCAATAATTACTTTAATTATCGTAGGGGTAGCACTTATGTTCATGGATGAATCAATACTGCTTCATGGATACTCAGACAAGATGACTTGGTTTTTAGTTGTTGTAACGATTGTCTGTACAGCTTTTGTAAAGACAGGACTGGGAAAACGTATGGCGTACAACCTTCTACTAAGAGCAGGAGATTCTACCCTGGGACTTGGATACTTAATGATGATAAGTGATTTAATACTTAGCCCAGCTACAGGTTCAAATGCATCTAGAACAACTATTATATACCCTATATTTAGAAATATAGCAGAAGGTGCAGGTTCTAAACCTGATGATGAACCTAAAAAATTAGGAGCATATTTAACAGTATTAACATATGTAGTCTCTCAAGGTACAGCGGCACTATTTTTGACAGGTATGGCAACCAATGCTATAACAGTTTCTTTAGCAGCTAGTATGTTAGGTGTTAACTTAACTTGGGGAACTTGGTTTATGGCATCAGTTGTACCAGCAGGTTTATTCTTACTAATAGCCCCACTTATAGTATATAAGATATATAAACCGGGCTTAACTCACCTAACAGATATTAAGCCACAAATAAGAAAAGACTTAAAATCATTAGGTGTTATTACAAAACATGAAAAGATATTAGTTGTATTCTTTATTCTTGCAATTCTTGGATGGATGTTTGGTGAAAAAATACCTTTTGTAAACTTAAATATGCAGGTAGTAGGATTTGTATTCTTAGCATTGGTTCTTATAGCAGGGATTTTAGATTGGGATGATGTTATTGGTGCTAAAGGAGCATGGAATGTATTTATATGGTATGGTGCATTTTATGGTATTGCTGGTTCGTTAGCTGATGCAGGTTTTTATAATTGGCTAGCTGATAAATTAGGTACAGTACTTAATCTATCAAATGTAAATGGATTATTAGTTACAGTAGTACTATTGTTAGTGAGTTTGGCAGTTAGATACTTCTTTGTATCAAATAGTGCATTTGTAGCATCTTTTTATCCTGTACTATTTGCAATAGTTTTATCTACCAAAGCAAATCCAATGGTAGTCACATTATTACTAGCATTCTTTGCAAGTTATGGGGCTTTATTAACTCATTATGGAAATGGAGCTGGTCTTATAGCCTTTGCATCAGGATATGTATCTCAAAAGGATTTCTGGAAAGTAGGTACTATCATGGTAATGGTTGCATTAGTAATATTCTTAGTAATAGGTTTACCTTACTGGAAAATAATTGGATTATGGTAA
- a CDS encoding DUF3795 domain-containing protein, with the protein MFESRCGVCCDSCTRKEQVNCTGCPTMEKPFWGGECKVKTCCEGKELNHCGECDIFPCDMLLNKGKDQGFDPMINIEQCRKWLEETVSN; encoded by the coding sequence ATGTTTGAATCAAGATGTGGTGTCTGTTGTGACAGTTGTACAAGAAAAGAGCAAGTAAATTGCACTGGTTGCCCAACTATGGAAAAACCATTTTGGGGTGGAGAATGTAAGGTTAAAACTTGCTGTGAAGGTAAGGAACTTAATCATTGTGGGGAATGTGATATTTTCCCTTGTGATATGCTTTTAAATAAGGGAAAAGACCAAGGTTTTGACCCTATGATAAATATTGAGCAATGCAGAAAATGGCTTGAAGAAACAGTTTCTAATTAA
- a CDS encoding BlaI/MecI/CopY family transcriptional regulator, with product MNIKKLPQSELRIMKFIWKLDSKVTSRDIVLKMEQKYQWKQTTTLTLLSRLVVKGFLNSEKIDKYTHYEVLIKEKEYIIVETRDFFINIHDSSIKSLLLSLHENVNLSKDDILFIEEWIKNLKKEEETV from the coding sequence ATGAATATAAAAAAGTTGCCGCAATCAGAATTAAGGATAATGAAATTTATATGGAAATTAGATTCGAAAGTAACATCAAGAGATATTGTTTTAAAAATGGAACAAAAATATCAATGGAAGCAAACAACAACTTTGACTCTTTTATCTAGATTGGTAGTAAAAGGTTTTCTAAATTCTGAAAAGATAGATAAATATACACATTATGAAGTTTTAATTAAAGAAAAGGAATACATAATTGTTGAAACAAGAGATTTCTTTATAAATATTCATGATTCTTCTATAAAAAGTTTATTGTTATCATTACATGAAAATGTTAATTTGAGTAAAGATGATATATTATTTATTGAAGAGTGGATAAAAAATCTAAAAAAAGAGGAGGAAACCGTATAA
- a CDS encoding glyoxalase/bleomycin resistance/dioxygenase family protein, with product MKYQVSLLAVNNVEVSKKFYQELFEQEVELDLGKNVTFSGGFAIQEDFAWLTGINPDTIIQKSNNMELYFEVDDFDEFIEKLNSYKNVEFVHKPLKHEWQQKVVRIYDPDKHIIEIGESMEVIARRYLDEGYSVEETSKIIQHPIEFVKQCQSNK from the coding sequence ATGAAATATCAGGTTTCATTATTAGCAGTGAATAATGTTGAAGTGTCAAAAAAATTTTACCAAGAATTATTTGAACAAGAAGTTGAGTTGGATTTAGGTAAAAATGTAACATTTAGTGGAGGATTTGCTATACAAGAAGACTTCGCATGGCTTACAGGGATTAATCCAGATACAATTATACAAAAGTCAAATAACATGGAACTTTATTTTGAGGTTGATGATTTTGACGAATTTATTGAAAAACTCAATTCTTATAAAAATGTGGAGTTTGTACATAAGCCACTAAAGCATGAATGGCAACAAAAGGTAGTACGTATTTATGACCCAGATAAGCATATTATTGAGATAGGAGAGTCTATGGAAGTTATAGCTAGAAGATATTTAGATGAGGGATATTCTGTAGAAGAAACTTCTAAAATAATTCAACATCCAATTGAATTTGTAAAGCAGTGTCAAAGTAATAAGTAA
- a CDS encoding YafY family transcriptional regulator, whose protein sequence is MKVDRLMSIVLVLLDKERISAQELADMFEVSLRTIYRDIDAIDLAGIPIRSTSGVGGGFEIMPNYKIDRKVFSTADLSAILMGLSSLSNMIRGEELINALAKVKSFIPTDRAKEIELKVNQICIDLSKWMGNSNIQPYLEIIKVALQESNLLTFEYIAHHGNKTARTVEPYQLILKSSHWYLYGYCHKRNDFRLFRLSRISNLQIQEETFIPRDYQKPQLEFANILKTIQTVIKIRIHNSIMDRVLDYCSYENFSPDGDEHYIVSFPFVENEYHYDILLSFGDKCECLEPLHIRTKMKHRIYDIASIYEL, encoded by the coding sequence ATGAAAGTTGATAGGCTTATGAGCATTGTTTTGGTTCTCCTTGATAAAGAGCGTATTAGCGCACAAGAGTTAGCAGATATGTTTGAAGTTTCACTACGTACAATTTACCGTGACATAGACGCTATCGACTTAGCAGGTATTCCTATTCGTTCAACATCGGGAGTAGGCGGTGGATTTGAAATTATGCCAAATTACAAAATTGATAGAAAAGTTTTTTCAACTGCTGACCTTTCTGCTATTCTGATGGGACTTTCCAGTCTTTCCAACATGATACGAGGTGAGGAACTAATAAATGCTCTTGCGAAAGTCAAAAGTTTTATACCTACTGACAGAGCAAAAGAAATTGAACTAAAAGTTAATCAAATTTGTATTGATTTAAGTAAGTGGATGGGTAACAGCAACATACAGCCATATTTAGAAATTATCAAAGTAGCTTTGCAGGAAAGCAATCTATTGACCTTTGAATATATAGCCCACCATGGAAATAAGACCGCACGAACAGTCGAGCCATATCAGCTTATATTGAAAAGTAGTCATTGGTATTTGTATGGGTATTGCCACAAAAGAAATGATTTTCGTTTATTTAGACTATCTCGTATATCAAACCTACAAATACAAGAGGAAACATTTATACCACGAGATTATCAAAAACCGCAATTAGAATTTGCGAATATTTTGAAAACTATACAGACAGTAATTAAAATTCGTATTCATAACTCTATTATGGATAGAGTGCTTGATTATTGTTCTTATGAAAACTTTTCTCCAGATGGTGATGAGCATTACATTGTCAGTTTTCCTTTCGTAGAGAACGAATATCACTATGATATTCTTTTGAGTTTTGGAGACAAATGTGAGTGTTTAGAGCCGTTACATATTCGTACAAAAATGAAGCATAGAATATATGATATAGCTTCCATATATGAACTCTAA
- a CDS encoding cysteine hydrolase, with product MQKKALVIIDIQNDMTKNYKEIIGNINNSIDWAVRNDVHVVYIRHYNLSAGTRTFKPNTHGSELASDLNIVSNNVFTKSKGNVLTSEEFTDFVNKNGICEFYIAGGDAVACIKSSTYNLAKANYKVNVLSDCITSYDKKKINEMLHYYESKGCKLISLCSLLNS from the coding sequence ATGCAGAAAAAAGCCTTAGTAATCATTGATATTCAAAACGATATGACAAAGAATTACAAGGAAATAATTGGTAATATAAACAATTCCATAGATTGGGCAGTTAGAAATGACGTTCACGTTGTTTACATTAGGCATTATAATTTATCAGCTGGAACGAGAACTTTTAAACCTAATACACATGGGTCTGAATTGGCTTCAGATTTGAATATAGTGTCGAATAATGTTTTTACGAAATCCAAAGGTAATGTATTAACTAGTGAAGAGTTTACAGACTTTGTAAATAAAAATGGAATATGTGAATTCTACATAGCTGGAGGAGACGCTGTTGCTTGCATTAAATCAAGCACATATAATTTAGCAAAAGCAAATTATAAAGTTAATGTTTTATCAGATTGTATTACTAGCTATGACAAAAAGAAAATAAATGAAATGCTTCATTATTATGAAAGCAAAGGATGTAAACTAATTAGTTTATGTAGTTTGTTAAATTCATAA
- a CDS encoding glutamine amidotransferase, with product MFTIYVYVLDTLADWELGYVISELNSGRFFKKDAQRVSLKTVSYSKEPINTMGGLTIVPNCLIDDIVVSETSVLLLPGADTWNDPKHGAIIEKASEFLSLGATVCAICGATAALANFGLLDKRPHTSNGAGFLEMVSSCYKGQNFYIDKPSVADNNLITASSTGALLWAKQIIERLDVFQSNTLEYWYEYFSTGEPKYFFALMQSLPSSDKC from the coding sequence ATGTTTACAATCTATGTTTACGTTCTTGATACTTTAGCGGATTGGGAACTAGGATATGTTATTTCAGAGCTTAATTCTGGTAGGTTTTTTAAAAAGGACGCACAGCGTGTATCGCTCAAAACAGTTAGTTATTCTAAAGAGCCAATCAATACAATGGGTGGACTGACAATAGTACCTAATTGCTTAATTGATGATATTGTTGTGAGTGAAACAAGTGTCTTGCTCTTGCCCGGCGCAGATACATGGAACGACCCAAAACATGGCGCTATTATTGAAAAAGCAAGCGAATTTCTTTCTTTAGGTGCTACGGTTTGTGCAATTTGTGGAGCTACTGCTGCTCTAGCCAACTTTGGACTATTGGATAAGCGTCCACATACAAGTAATGGTGCAGGCTTCCTTGAAATGGTTTCTTCTTGTTACAAAGGACAAAATTTTTATATAGACAAGCCGTCTGTAGCGGATAATAATCTTATTACTGCAAGTTCCACTGGAGCTTTATTGTGGGCGAAACAAATTATTGAGCGTTTAGATGTCTTTCAATCAAACACACTGGAATATTGGTATGAATATTTCAGTACAGGTGAGCCAAAATATTTCTTTGCTCTCATGCAAAGTTTGCCATCTAGCGATAAATGTTAG
- a CDS encoding winged helix-turn-helix domain-containing protein — MIFQQTVKWLSDKLSCVPFTFKKYNYDFAIYPFTRTFTNNAGQEVYLTAKEFDLLYFIFLHKGQVFTKEQLYGNVWEYNNASEGSNLTSFIRKLRKKVEPFPDNQQYIVTVWGVGYKFREEKP; from the coding sequence ATGATTTTTCAACAAACTGTTAAATGGCTTTCTGATAAATTGTCTTGTGTTCCTTTTACTTTTAAGAAATACAATTATGATTTTGCCATATATCCATTTACCCGTACTTTTACAAACAATGCAGGACAAGAGGTATATTTGACTGCAAAAGAATTTGACCTCTTGTACTTCATTTTTTTACATAAGGGGCAGGTATTTACAAAAGAACAGTTATACGGGAATGTATGGGAATATAACAACGCCTCAGAGGGAAGCAATCTCACATCATTTATACGGAAGTTAAGAAAGAAAGTAGAGCCATTCCCAGACAATCAGCAGTATATAGTGACAGTCTGGGGTGTGGGCTACAAATTTAGAGAAGAAAAACCGTAG
- a CDS encoding nuclear transport factor 2 family protein: MRKYQDSKKVVRNYFEALENANGDGIKNVLKQHMKSDYNWKGVYPFREQEGIENVADVFWKPLKNSLSNMQRRQDIFIAGTNEIDNSEWVMSMGHFMGLFDNDWLGIKHTRKMISLRYAEFNCVQDGKISKTGLFVDIIGFMIQAGVNPLPPQTGSYFVYPGPVDHNGLLFEDADEIEGVKTLELVNKMVDDLSKLNESGSMGCPPKVLEKSWAKDMIWYGPGGIGASYTIPRYQEQHQLPFRNNLKGKTFNGHVCRFAEGNFACFFGWPNLTNIPCGGFLGLPGGEIKADMQVVDVYYRKGDKLQENWVLIDIPYWLKQQGLDILERTKSIFNA, from the coding sequence ATGAGAAAATATCAAGATTCAAAAAAAGTTGTAAGAAACTACTTTGAAGCATTAGAAAATGCCAATGGAGATGGAATTAAAAATGTTTTAAAACAACACATGAAATCAGATTATAATTGGAAAGGTGTATATCCATTTCGTGAGCAAGAAGGAATTGAAAATGTAGCAGACGTATTTTGGAAGCCTTTAAAAAATTCATTGAGTAATATGCAAAGACGACAAGATATTTTTATTGCAGGAACTAATGAGATTGACAATAGCGAGTGGGTAATGAGTATGGGACACTTTATGGGACTTTTTGATAATGATTGGCTTGGTATTAAACATACTCGCAAAATGATTAGTTTAAGATATGCAGAATTTAATTGTGTTCAGGATGGAAAAATTTCTAAAACTGGATTATTTGTAGATATAATCGGATTTATGATTCAAGCAGGAGTAAATCCATTACCTCCACAAACTGGTTCATATTTTGTATATCCAGGTCCAGTTGACCATAATGGATTACTTTTTGAAGATGCAGATGAAATTGAAGGAGTAAAAACTTTGGAATTAGTGAATAAAATGGTAGATGATTTGTCTAAATTAAATGAAAGTGGTTCTATGGGATGCCCTCCAAAAGTACTTGAGAAATCATGGGCTAAAGATATGATTTGGTATGGTCCAGGAGGAATTGGTGCTTCTTATACTATACCTAGATACCAAGAGCAACACCAACTACCATTTAGAAATAATTTGAAAGGAAAGACCTTCAATGGACATGTATGCAGATTTGCAGAAGGGAACTTTGCTTGTTTCTTTGGGTGGCCTAATCTGACTAATATACCGTGTGGAGGTTTTTTAGGATTGCCAGGTGGTGAGATTAAAGCAGATATGCAGGTTGTTGATGTTTATTATCGCAAAGGGGATAAGCTTCAAGAAAACTGGGTACTAATTGATATTCCTTATTGGCTGAAACAACAAGGTCTTGATATTCTTGAGAGAACTAAAAGTATTTTTAATGCCTAA
- a CDS encoding ester cyclase yields the protein MISSDKSDEIVKEQEKENSISELESDKVKEKHKFKVNQTNFNNIDKNQITDNETTNNRTTNNETTNNEITKNQIIDNETTNNRTTNNEITKNQITDNETTNNRTTNNEITKNQITNNEITNNEITDNKTGIHKTDEDKSNINITTEKNEKDLFKGEYNMDSTKIYYGDSLEVTPVGVMDYNDFSKQTKREQEIPGFDSKYRDFVDYIMKITHNIWEEKGIGAIYDTYHNNVTMHCGSSNLVGIKDVISNTLQTLHAFPDRRLIGQNVIWSNFGADGFLSSHRVLSTATNLGDSNFGPATGRKINFRTVIDCATTNNRIHEEWLVRDNLWIVTQLGLNPQEVAKDMAKASASKVLSLQSTYGICESMDGQFMPAKYQAKDDSVGEMMLEMTSRIYNYKYINEVKKYYHDNAVVHFICDKDLNGYDEIQGMIVSFLASIPNGSYEVERVTCNQREKNEGYDVSVRWRLRGINEGIGFFGQPSGKHVEVMGINHYHVLQGKVKEEWITFDGMDVLKQMYMGVEE from the coding sequence GTGATATCTAGTGATAAAAGTGATGAGATAGTAAAAGAGCAAGAAAAAGAAAATTCTATAAGTGAGCTTGAATCAGACAAAGTTAAGGAAAAACATAAATTTAAAGTAAATCAAACTAATTTTAATAATATAGATAAAAATCAAATTACTGATAATGAAACTACTAATAATAGAACTACTAATAATGAAACTACTAATAATGAAATTACTAAAAATCAAATTATTGATAATGAAACTACTAATAATAGAACTACTAATAATGAAATTACTAAAAATCAAATTACTGATAATGAAACTACTAATAATAGAACTACTAATAATGAAATTACTAAAAATCAAATTACTAATAATGAAATTACTAATAATGAAATTACTGATAATAAAACAGGCATACATAAAACTGATGAAGATAAATCTAATATAAATATTACTACTGAAAAAAATGAAAAGGACTTATTTAAGGGGGAATATAATATGGACTCTACAAAAATTTACTATGGAGATTCACTAGAAGTAACACCTGTTGGAGTGATGGATTACAATGATTTTTCAAAACAGACAAAAAGGGAGCAAGAAATACCAGGATTTGATTCTAAGTATAGAGACTTTGTAGATTATATTATGAAAATAACACATAATATTTGGGAAGAAAAAGGTATAGGGGCTATTTATGATACATATCACAACAATGTTACAATGCACTGTGGTTCTTCTAATTTAGTTGGTATTAAAGACGTTATTTCCAATACTCTTCAAACACTACATGCGTTTCCGGATAGAAGATTAATTGGTCAAAATGTAATATGGTCTAACTTTGGTGCTGATGGTTTTTTATCTTCTCATCGTGTTTTGTCTACAGCAACTAATCTAGGTGATAGTAATTTTGGACCAGCAACAGGTCGAAAAATAAACTTTAGAACTGTAATTGATTGTGCTACAACGAACAATAGAATTCATGAAGAGTGGTTAGTTAGAGATAATCTATGGATTGTTACTCAATTAGGATTAAACCCTCAAGAAGTAGCAAAAGACATGGCAAAAGCAAGTGCATCTAAAGTACTTAGTTTGCAATCAACCTATGGTATCTGTGAATCTATGGACGGTCAATTTATGCCAGCTAAGTACCAAGCAAAAGATGATTCTGTTGGTGAAATGATGCTTGAGATGACAAGTCGTATTTATAATTATAAATATATAAATGAAGTTAAAAAATACTATCATGATAATGCAGTAGTCCATTTTATATGCGATAAAGATTTAAATGGATATGATGAGATACAGGGTATGATTGTAAGTTTCCTTGCCTCAATTCCAAATGGAAGTTATGAAGTAGAGAGAGTAACCTGTAATCAAAGGGAAAAAAATGAAGGATATGATGTATCTGTAAGATGGAGATTACGTGGAATAAATGAAGGGATAGGTTTTTTTGGACAGCCTTCTGGAAAGCATGTGGAGGTAATGGGAATCAATCATTATCATGTATTACAAGGTAAGGTAAAGGAAGAATGGATAACTTTTGATGGTATGGATGTTTTAAAGCAAATGTATATGGGTGTAGAAGAGTAG
- a CDS encoding MFS transporter, giving the protein MKTTVEIENDIILGRGYSNLKRGIAFFSIALIYFFYCYNFMVGTFIKPTMIYALTEGGFGFSLKQTEEIFAVMSFGTIPGTFIFGVISTKIGKKRTLISVALLIGLTTFIPMLSPTNIMLWKIARLCTGVVLGGVFGTAMPLVADMFPSKYRGKLAAILTALFSLAMIFGGKVYGVLGDANWQILMYTAIVPPIVGAILAFFFVPDDLEYTKELVKKGKETGEKISYISMYKGKYLWIGLGTILLSGANFTAYSAFSNNATTYLVTGIGMTSVVAGSIYSLQGIGQLVGYLFWGYIADKFGRKVPFIGMALAAVFVFIYTKLGGDNITTFYMISVLLGLAVGYSGAWGAYYTELFPSKYRSLSSGMSFNGGRIISTFAIPAIAGTASNTLGMITIFYISIAVFVAGAIVWLFLPETLNKK; this is encoded by the coding sequence ATGAAAACAACAGTTGAGATAGAAAATGATATTATATTAGGAAGGGGTTATTCAAACTTAAAAAGAGGAATTGCATTTTTTTCAATTGCTTTAATATACTTTTTTTATTGCTACAACTTTATGGTAGGTACATTTATTAAACCAACAATGATTTATGCTCTAACAGAGGGTGGATTTGGTTTTTCATTAAAACAAACAGAAGAAATATTTGCTGTTATGTCTTTTGGAACAATTCCAGGTACGTTTATTTTTGGAGTGATTTCTACAAAAATTGGAAAAAAGAGGACTTTGATTAGTGTTGCTTTATTAATTGGATTGACAACATTTATACCAATGTTGTCTCCTACAAATATTATGTTATGGAAAATTGCACGTTTGTGTACAGGAGTAGTACTAGGTGGTGTATTTGGAACAGCTATGCCTTTGGTTGCAGATATGTTTCCTAGTAAATATCGTGGTAAGTTAGCTGCTATATTAACTGCCTTATTTTCGTTAGCTATGATTTTTGGTGGAAAAGTGTATGGAGTTTTGGGTGATGCAAATTGGCAAATATTGATGTATACCGCGATTGTACCACCTATAGTTGGAGCTATCTTGGCGTTTTTCTTTGTCCCAGATGATTTGGAGTATACAAAAGAATTAGTTAAAAAAGGAAAAGAAACTGGTGAAAAAATTAGCTATATAAGTATGTACAAGGGAAAGTATTTATGGATTGGGCTGGGAACAATTCTTTTATCTGGTGCTAATTTTACAGCATATTCAGCATTTTCAAATAATGCAACTACATACTTAGTAACAGGAATAGGAATGACATCAGTAGTAGCTGGTTCTATATATAGTTTACAAGGAATTGGTCAATTAGTAGGATATTTATTCTGGGGCTATATAGCAGATAAATTTGGGAGAAAAGTACCTTTTATAGGGATGGCATTAGCAGCAGTATTTGTTTTTATATATACAAAATTAGGGGGAGACAATATAACAACATTCTACATGATATCAGTATTGTTAGGTCTTGCTGTTGGATATTCTGGGGCATGGGGAGCATATTATACAGAACTGTTTCCAAGTAAATATCGCTCGTTGTCATCTGGGATGTCGTTTAATGGAGGAAGAATTATATCTACATTTGCAATACCTGCTATAG